In Saccharomycodes ludwigii strain NBRC 1722 chromosome III, whole genome shotgun sequence, one DNA window encodes the following:
- the MEP2 gene encoding ammonium permease MEP2 (similar to Saccharomyces cerevisiae YNL142W | MEP2 | ammonium permease involved in regulation of pseudohyphal growth) — MSVNLTGIPTGYGTGGNSLTTDLNSQYDKADMVWIAVSSCLVWLMVPGIGLLYSGLARKKHALSLLWASLMACCVVSFQWYWWGYSLAFAHNVRGKGFIGTLEFFGFKNVLGAPSSVSSLPDILFSFYQMMFAIVTGMLMVGGACERARLFPMMVFLFLWITIVYCPIACWTWNANGWLVVLGSIDYAGGTVVHISSAHAALIYALILGKRNDPLTKKGVPKYKPHSVTSVVLGTVFIWFAWFGFNGGSAGNATIRAWYSLVNTNLCAAVSGITWMIVDWFRCGRKWTTVGICCGVVTGLVVITPMAGFVPLWAAVIGGVVGAIACNFAVDLKQVLGIDDGLDVWAMHGVGGSIGNVLTGIFAADYINMTAGDESSPIPGGWINHHYKQVGYQLASLCAVIAWDCTITAILLLTMDRIPFLKLRLSPEEEEIGTDAAQIGEFTYEDASYIPEPVRSKSVMEMPEPHNAIDDQIDGSSVNGASTSDGGAQRDTASNEKQEKGDIDDEDIKPVVN; from the coding sequence ATGTCTGTAAACTTAACAGGTATTCCAACTGGTTACGGAACCGGTGGTAATTCTCTAACAACCGATTTAAATTCTCAATATGATAAAGCTGATATGGTATGGATTGCTGTATCTTCATGTTTGGTGTGGCTTATGGTCCCTGGGATTGGTTTATTATACTCAGGTTTAGCTCGTAAGAAGCATGCGTTGTCTTTATTGTGGGCCTCTTTAATGGCCTGTTGTGTTGTTTCCTTTCAATGGTATTGGTGGGGGTACTCATTAGCCTTTGCTCATAATGTTAGGGGGAAGGGATTTATTGGTACTTTGGAATTTTTcggttttaaaaatgttcTTGGTGCTCCAAGTTCTGTTTCTTCTTTACCAGATATTTTGTTCTCCTTCTACCAAATGATGTTTGCTATTGTGACAGGTATGTTGATGGTCGGTGGTGCTTGTGAGCGTGCCCGTCTATTTCCAATGATggtttttctatttttatggaTCACCATCGTTTATTGTCCAATTGCTTGCTGGACCTGGAATGCCAACGGGTGGTTGGTAGTTTTGGGAAGTATTGATTATGCAGGTGGCACAGTTGTTCATATTTCGTCTGCACATGCAGCTTTGATTTATGCTTTGATTTTGGGTAAACGTAACGATCCATTAACTAAAAAGGGAGttccaaaatataaaccaCATTCTGTCACTAGTGTTGTTTTGGGTACTGTTTTCATTTGGTTTGCTTGGTTTGGTTTCAACGGTGGTAGTGCTGGTAATGCAACTATCAGAGCTTGGTACTCTTTAGTAAATACTAATCTATGTGCTGCCGTCAGTGGTATAACCTGGATGATTGTTGACTGGTTCAGATGTGGTCGTAAATGGACAACTGTTGGAATTTGCTGTGGTGTGGTTACAGGTTTAGTTGTTATTACTCCGATGGCCGGTTTCGTTCCGCTATGGGCTGCTGTTATTGGGGGTGTTGTTGGTGCGATAGCTTGTAATTTTGCCGTTGATCTAAAACAAGTCTTGGGTATTGATGATGGGTTGGATGTCTGGGCCATGCATGGTGTTGGTGGTTCCATCGGCAATGTTTTAACTGGTATTTTTGCTGCCGattatattaatatgaCTGCTGGTGACGAATCTAGTCCAATCCCAGGTGGTTGGATCAACCATCACTATAAACAAGTTGGTTATCAATTAGCCTCTTTATGTGCCGTTATTGCATGGGATTGTACTATTACTGCTATATTGCTATTGACTATGGACAGAATtccatttttgaaattgagATTATCAccagaagaggaagaaatAGGTACTGATGCCGCTCAAATCGGTGAATTTACTTATGAAGATGCTAGTTATATTCCTGAGCCAGTTAGATCTAAATCAGTTATGGAGATGCCAGAGCCCCACAATGCCATTGATGATCAAATAGATGGTTCAAGTGTTAATGGCGCTAGCACTAGCGATGGAGGTGCTCAAAGAGACACTGCTTCTaatgaaaaacaagaaaaaggtGATatagatgatgaagatattAAGCCAGTTGTCAactaa
- a CDS encoding uncharacterized protein (similar to Saccharomyces cerevisiae YNL176C | TDA7 | Topoisomerase I Damage Affected (paralog of YDL211C | protein of unknown function)) codes for MANNNITTLSEETTSSTATSANNIEYPSNDQFTTESPLTFSSTTLPNLATSSVSTSQYIADLSSPSTDISSTNAIFTDIAVADDSSSSSSITSSSSSSSSITSSSSSDSTSITSSSDSTSSASITSSSSITSSSSITSSSSSSSITSISSSSITTSSIIISSSSSSSSSSSDIVDFTSEINSSGSNTIDSVTELDNTISNSIISSSSSSSSSSNSINTSPIISNDASSIIITSSDSSNIITGNGDNSWSRMSSSSDMNANSLTNSITIILPSPIPTSTSLADSYSDEILSTSITNVITTASFSTYNDYWSAANPTSSTLLLWSSSTPQSISASTIDTTAINIGSSSSINSINSGAGVTDVSDSSSISSTNSPTSSSIIPYNTLASSNTDDFWYVSEVSSSSVSYVSPTSMSNSNNELINTIPSNSINYATSFLPSSSNIIDSSSGSINNIISSSSSGSGSISDNIDSDIGNVITSSSIANDNSTSTILTNIPYSSSLVSQQQESSFPSIEQPTIITTQLFKTNNNSTRSTSSSVITTSSTQSASFSSLSLDSILNSDIWLGLTYSNSTTTYYSDEIYTETSTQYITYDNVSTSTDYKSTLSPFSTVVSNITTLDSFDSSTSTTEYLSPAVVYVTTTIDPDTTIEQTSSIIVTASSLSTKAISASTFYLQVYEITASSSTFTVSYNETAKPKQATITTDNTYYNEYLKGQQVPITGGSSNSNNKGTIIGSVVGSVLGTFLLISVGFILIMYLKKKQRKQNENIDTTLNNSSRVSPFYDDKEKNLVTNAQGLHKNSNNDRIRTNGRFTHKLGTKVTPASVFRSIPEEEIETDNEKEGNPFSDEFDFSNRIKKQQENALHGNYDTTADITDNTHKSYRDSGVTSIDTGNAEDNQTTASSLDISNMSEGTSLHPGSRPASKAIFKELI; via the coding sequence ATGGCAAACAATAACATTACAACTTTGTCGGAAGAAACTACCAGTTCAACTGCTACGTCCGCAAATAATATTGAGTATCCCAGTAATGACCAATTTACCACGGAATCACCTTTGACTTTTTCTTCCACTACTTTACCTAACTTAGCTACCAGCTCTGTATCGACTTCCCAATACATTGCAGACTTATCATCTCCTTCAACTGATATCAGCAGCACCAATGCTATTTTTACTGATATTGCTGTAGCTGATGatagtagcagtagtagtagtattaccagtagcagcagcagtagtagtagtattacCAGTAGCAGCAGCAGCGATAGTACTAGTATTACTAGCAGCAGTGATAGTACTAGTAGTGCTAGTATtaccagtagtagtagtattaccagtagtagcagtattaccagtagtagtagtagcagcagtattactagtattagcagtagtagtattactaccagtagtattattatcagtagCAGTAGCAGTAGCAGTAGCAGTAGCAGCGACATAGTTGATTTTACTAGTGAAATTAATAGTTCTGGTAGCAATACAATTGATAGTGTTACTGAACTTGACAATACTATTAGTAacagtattattagtagtagcagcagcagcagtagtagtagtaacagTATTAATACTAGTCCCATTATTAGTAACGACGCAAGCagtatcattattactagtagtgatagtagtaatattattactggaAATGGTGACAACAGCTGGAGTCGTATGAGTAGTAGCAGCGATATGAATGCCAATAGTCTAACCAATAGTATTACGATAATATTACCGTCACCGATACCAACTTCAACCTCATTAGCCGATAGTTATAGTGACGAAATCCTGTCCACAAGTATTACCAATGTAATTACAACAGCTAGCTTTTCTACTTATAACGATTATTGGTCTGCTGCCAACCCAACAAGTAGcactttattattgtggTCTAGTAGTACGCCCCAAAGTATTAGTGCTAGCACCATTGATACTACTGCTATTAACAttggtagtagtagtagcattaatagtattaacAGTGGTGCTGGTGTTACTGACGTTAGTGACAGTAGCAGTATTAGTAGTACCAATAGCCCTACTAGCAGCAGCATAATACCTTACAATACCCTAGCGAGTAGCAATACTGATGATTTCTGGTATGTGTCAGAAGTTTCATCTAGCTCAGTTTCATATGTTTCCCCTACAAGCATgagtaatagtaataatgagTTAATAAATACGATACCAAGTAATTCTATAAATTATGCCACTTCTTTTTTGCCTTCtagtagtaatattattgatagCAGTAGTGGAAGCATAAATAACATTatcagcagcagcagcagcggCAGTGGAAGTATTAGTGATAATATCGATAGTGATATAGGTAATGTTATTACGAGCAGCAGCATCGctaatgataatagtaCTAGCACTATTTTGACAAATATACCATATAGCAGCTCTTTAGTTTCACAACAACAAGAGTCGTCCTTTCCTTCAATAGAACAGCcaactattattaccactcaattattcaaaacaaataataatagcactAGAAGCACGAGCAGCAGTGTTATTACCACATCTTCCACCCAAAGTgcttcattttcttctctATCATTAGATTCTATATTAAATTCAGATATATGGCTGGGTCTCACCTATAGTAATAGCACTACTACTTATTACTCCGATGAAATTTATACAGAAACAAGTACTCAATACATCACATATGATAACGTTAGTACCAGCACGGATTATAAAAGTACATTGTCTCCTTTTTCCACCGTTGTCAGCAATATAACTACATTGGATTCTTTTGATTCTAGCACTAGTACTACGGAATATTTGTCTCCCGCAGTTGTTTATGTTACTACGACTATTGATCCAGATACAACTATAGAGCAAACAAGttcaataatagtaacgGCATCTTCCCTTTCTACCAAGGCTATTAGTGCTAGCACGTTTTACTTACAAGTTTATGAAATTACCGCAAGTTCATCAACATTTACAGTTTCATATAACGAAACCGCTAAACCAAAACAAGCTACCATAACTACGGACAACACATATTACAACGAATATTTAAAGGGACAGCAAGTACCGATTACTGGCGGATCATCTAATTCTAATAACAAAGGAACTATTATTGGGAGCGTTGTGGGAAGTGTTTTGGGTACATTTCTTTTGATATCCGTTGGCTTTATCTTAATTATGTActtgaagaaaaaacaaagaaaacaaaatgagAATATTGATACTACCCTAAATAACTCTAGCAGAGTATCTCCCTTTTATGAcgacaaagaaaaaaatttggtaaCGAATGCCCAAGGGTTGCACAAAAATTCCAACAACGATAGGATAAGAACTAATGGAAGATTTACTCATAAGCTAGGTACAAAGGTTACTCCAGCAAGTGTTTTCAGGTCGATACCTGAAGAGGAGATAGAAACAGATAATGAAAAGGAAGGTAACCCATTTAGCGATGAGTTTGATTTTAGtaatagaattaaaaaacaacaagagAATGCTTTACATGGTAATTATGATACTACCGCAGATATCACCGACAATACCCATAAATCCTATAGAGATTCTGGTGTAACTTCTATTGACACTGGAAATGCAGAGGATAATCAGACCACTGCCAGCAGTTTAGATATAAGCAATATGAGCGAGGGTACTTCTCTACATCCTGGTAGCAGGCCAGCTAGTAAGgctatttttaaagaactGATTTAA
- the MRPL22 gene encoding mitochondrial 54S ribosomal protein uL22m (similar to Saccharomyces cerevisiae YNL177C | MRPL22 | Mitochondrial Ribosomal Protein Large subunit), with protein sequence MLRLFFNRGFKTYIPLRNSASSGSIFGSLTKEVDPTATSKLTERLTLQNAGSGKNNDDKEDIAEKVKQELKLGEDKKFQDFVVAQQLANSTKGRPLLPSKPSAATLLSPLKQKLYELNCEINDGFYKKNTEISYNNNVYKLRLTRQELNALEPSVYVKSLRIKSSMRKATEFLRLFVDKKTPEEKINVKTAITQCHFSDKKLARDVASILTKGLKDGEKLGINPDDLYIDQIWCGSDGKWSKRVEFKGRGRVGVIQHRYIHIRAILKSKSVTLKRLIAENKEKLDSKKPWIQLGDKKIRGVPGSAFKW encoded by the coding sequence ATGTTAagattgttttttaataggGGCTTCAAAACATATATACCATTGCGTAATAGTGCCAGCAGTGGTAGTATTTTTGGTAGTTTAACCAAAGAAGTTGATCCAACTGCAACTTCCAAATTAACGGAACGTTTAACGTTACAAAATGCTGGAAGTGGGAAAAACAACGATGATAAGGAAGATATTGCAGAAAAAGTAAAAcaagaattaaaattgggagaggataaaaaatttcaagACTTTGTAGTTGCTCAACAACTTGCAAATTCCACTAAAGGTCGTCCGTTGCTACCTTCAAAACCATCTGCCGCAACACTATTGAGTCCActcaaacaaaaattgtatGAGTTAAATTGTGAAATCAATGATGgcttttacaaaaaaaatacggAAATTAGCTACAATAACAatgtttataaattaaGATTGACCCGCCAGGAGTTAAACGCATTAGAACCTAGTGTTTATGTGAAATCCTTGAGAATCAAATCTTCTATGCGCAAGGCTACTGAATTTCTAAGATTATTCGTCGACAAAAAGACACCagaggaaaaaattaatgttAAAACCGCAATTACACAATGCCATTTCAGCGACAAGAAATTAGCTCGTGATGTAGCTTCTATTTTGACTAAAGGTTTAAAAGATGGTGAAAAATTGGGAATTAATCCAGATGATCTATATATTGATCAAATTTGGTGTGGCAGTGATGGGAAATGGTCGAAGAGAGTTGAATTTAAGGGCAGGGGTAGAGTTGGTGTTATTCAACATAGATATATCCATATCAGAGCCATATTAAAAAGCAAAAGCGTCACCTTAAAGAGATTAATTGCTGAGaataaggaaaaattaGATTCTAAAAAACCATGGATACAATTGggagataaaaaaataagaggTGTGCCCGGCTCAGCTTTTAAATGGTAA
- the SHR3 gene encoding Shr3p (similar to Saccharomyces cerevisiae YDL212W | SHR3 | Super high Histidine Resistant) — translation MRFTYKDTCTIATGLILTSSTFIIGMFFNNFTYDLHVLFSKDATQATFDNSLRHYQALYYSHPAFNYTFYTIAAIGCLAHAVRLYKPNPDMQTFEYISLGLYVMGFCVYLTNIRTGLESSVIRNWGEVSENQGLAIIGSSNIILIMLYFGVLCLQAGIWYTDWDYQLRLKEYYAQEKKEQNQKDKAQEKESKGESTATATANAGTTKKTSKKA, via the coding sequence ATGAGATTCACTTATAAAGATACTTGTACTATAGCCACAGGCCTAATTCTAACATCATCCACTTTTATAATTGGTATgtttttcaacaatttcACCTATGATTTACATGTTCTATTTAGTAAAGACGCCACCCAAGCAACCTTTGATAATAGTTTAAGGCACTACCAAGCTCTGTACTATAGCCATCCAGCTTTTaattatactttttataCCATTGCTGCCATTGGTTGCTTGGCTCATGCTGTTAGACTTTATAAACCAAATCCTGATATGCAAACTTTTGAATACATCTCCCTTGGTTTGTATGTTATGGGCTTCTGCGTATACTTAACTAATATCAGAACCGGTTTAGAAAGTAGTGTTATTAGAAATTGGGGGGAAGTCAGTGAAAATCAAGGCTTAGCTATTATAGgtagtagtaatattattcttattatgTTATATTTTGGTGTTTTATGTTTACAAGCTGGTATCTGGTATACTGATTGGGATTACCAATTAAGATTAAAGGAGTATTATGctcaagaaaaaaaagaacaaaaccAAAAAGATAAGGCCCAAGAAAAGGAAAGCAAAGGTGAAAGTACCGCTACTGCTACTGCTAATGCTGGTaccacaaaaaaaactagtAAGAAAGCATAA
- the GIM3 gene encoding tubulin-binding prefolding complex subunit GIM3 (similar to Saccharomyces cerevisiae YNL153C | GIM3 | Gene Involved in Microtubule biogenesis): MELLPEGQKNNKSVTYQDQLKINEFSKLILKKDDIELELSKQLQEKEFLDDISLEIELIDEDEKLQYKIGQESLFVFMKQKDVIKHLENDLQELDNKIEKLTNEKSIIDEKISGLKSQLYIKFGNTINLER, encoded by the coding sequence atgGAGTTACTACCTGAGGGacaaaagaataataagtCAGTAACCTATCAAGatcaattgaaaattaatgaattttCAAAGTTAATTTTGAAGAAAGATGATATTGAACTAGAGTTATCTAAACAACTACAAGAAAAGGAGTTTTTGGATGATATTTCTTTAGAAATAGAATTAATCGATGAGgatgaaaaattacaatACAAGATAGGTCAAGAATCATTATTTGTGTTCatgaaacaaaaagatGTAATTAAACACTTGGAAAACGATTTACAAGAGctagataataaaattgaaaaattaactaaTGAAAAAAGCATTATAGATGAAAAGATAAGTGGATTGAAATCACAATtgtatattaaatttggaAACACCATTAACCTAGAACGttga
- a CDS encoding uncharacterized protein (similar to Saccharomyces cerevisiae YHR138C | protein of unknown function): MLHPRSIYNKLSTILAIFCLLFFFFPLNILATSPANTNYILTFSQDTPNTIVNKVKEYLNDNEGKITFEFSIINGFSFNIPTVEIDNFEKTLSNTVKWPYTLEKDQEVHIN, translated from the coding sequence ATGTTACATCCTAGATCTATTTACAACAAATTAAGTACCATTTTAGCTATATTTTGcctactatttttttttttcccgtTGAATATATTGGCTACTAGTCCAGCTAATACAAACTATATCTTAACATTTTCACAAGACACCCCTAATACTATAGTAAACAAAGTCAAGGAGTATcttaatgataatgaaggTAAAATTACTTTTGAATTTAGTATAATCAATggttttagttttaatattcCCACTGTGGAAATAGacaattttgaaaaaactcTAAGTAATACGGTTAAATGGCCTTATACTTTGGAAAAGGACCAAGAGGTACATATTAATTGA
- the AAH1 gene encoding adenine deaminase (similar to Saccharomyces cerevisiae YNL141W | AAH1 | Adenine AminoHydrolase), which translates to MNCKPSSSQYIKHELTPQMYNFLKELPKCEHHLHIEGTLEPELLFTLAKKNSVTLPNDFPRSIQELKSKYLTFTDLQSFLDLYYVGCNVLITEDDFYELAMDYFNKVSKQGLKHAEIFFDPQSHTSRGIDINTIYNGLNKACLEINEKQGITTKVIMCLLRHLPVDECLSTIDLASDLIRENKIHGLGLDSSEKPFPPELFKECYSKAAAVSANVNNNLRLTAHAGEEGGPDYVSNSLKHLNVERIDHGINSYKDDLLMNELSSRKILLTVCPLSNVRLKVVKDVGELPLDWPKTVSNVRGAMKKERKNYMP; encoded by the exons ATGAACTGTAAACCTTCATCATCACAATATATCAAGCATGAATTAACTCCTCAAATGTAcaactttttaaaagaattgcCCAAGTGTGAACATCACTTACATATAGAAGGTACATTAGAACCAGAATTACTATTTACTTTGGCAAAGAAAAACTCTGTTACACTACCAAATGATTTCCCTCGTAGCATTCAGGAGTTGAAATCTAAATACTTGACTTTTACTGATTTACAAAGCTTCTTAGATTTGTATTATGTTGGTTGCAACGTTTTGATTACTGAAGATGATTTTTACGAATTAGCCATGGactattttaataaagtttcTAAACAGGGGTTAAAACATGCGgaaattttctttgatCCTCAATCACATACTAGCAGAGGTATTGATATTAACACTATTTACAATGGTTTGAACAAAGCATGTTTAGAAATCAACGAAAAACAAGGCATAACCACAAAGGTTATTATGTGTTTATTGAGACATTTGCCAGTAGATGAATGTTTATCTACAATTGATTTGGCTTCGGATTTGATCAGGGAAAATAAGATACATGGACTAGGTTTAGATTCTAGTGAAAAACCATTTCCACCAGAATTGTTTAAAGAGTGTTACTCAAAAGCAGCTGCAGTATCAGCTAATGTTAACAACAATCTTAGATTAACTGCTCATGCCGGTGAGGAAGGCGGTCCAGATTATGTTTCTAATAGTTTGAAACATTTAAATGTCGAAAGAATCGACCATGGTATTAATTCTTATAAAGATGATTTGCTAATGAATGAATTGTCTAGCAGAAAAATTTTACTAACTGTCTGTCCCTTAAGTAATGTCAGATTAAAAGTCGTTAAAGATGTTGGAGAATTACCATTGGAC TGGCCAAAAACAGTATCGAATGTTCGTGGTGcgatgaaaaaagaaaggaagaATTATATGCCCTAG
- the YCK2 gene encoding serine/threonine protein kinase YCK2 (similar to Saccharomyces cerevisiae YNL154C | YCK2 | Yeast Casein Kinase (paralog of YHR135C | YCK1)) yields the protein MSAIAINQNSHLSTNAITGNANNSIPDLKNNNSNITQQQYRSMLPQSQTSVPQQPHHNNNFSNTAINSNTVNTNTSTAAQLQKAKDDGTVVGLHYKIGKKIGEGSFGVLFEGVNLINGVAVAIKFEPRKSEAPQLKDEYRTYKILNGTPGIPHAYYLGQQGLHNILVIDLLGPSLEDLFEWCGRRFSVKTVVQVAVQMITLIENVHNHDLIYRDIKPDNFLIGRPGEPDENQVHLIDFGMAKLYRDPKTKKHIPYREKKSLSGTARYMSINTHLGREQSRRDDMESLGHVFFYFLRGQLPWQGLKAPNNKQKYEKIGEKKRTTNVYDLAQGLPVQFGRYLDIVRNLDFEEVPDYEGYRQLLISALTETGQEMDGEYDWMKLNGGRGWDLSINKKPNLHGYGRPNPPNEKKKKHSNGVKVPQSQVPQQQKQHQPQPLPQVPPPSSSAQPYNNIGANNNNNNAATAHVNTGSAPLDPNSYEAYQQQTEQKYASQTNKTNHGNTTSRHNKDITDKDRTGYRQQQQANYVSPANAQKTHSKVASANNNGGVGGSKGGNARGGKNATNNKNFYKQDGASETSEDKGIMSKFGCC from the coding sequence ATGTCCGCAATAGCTATAAACCAGAATTCCCATTTATCCACTAATGCAATTACTGGGAATGCCAATAATAGTATCCCTGATTTAAAGAACaataattcaaatataACTCAACAGCAATACAGATCTATGCTTCCTCAGTCCCAAACATCTGTGCCCCAGCAACCACatcacaataataattttagtaATACTGCTATTAATAGCAATACAGTAAACACCAATACCAGCACTGCTGCCCAACTACAAAAGGCCAAAGATGACGGTACGGTAGTTGGCCTGCACTATAAAATTGGTAAGAAAATCGGAGAAGGCTCCTTTGGTGTTTTATTCGAAGGTGTTAATCTTATCAACGGTGTGGCAGTAGCTATTAAATTTGAGCCAAGGAAATCCGAGGCACCCCAACTAAAAGATGAATATAGAACTTATAAGATATTAAACGGTACTCCCGGTATTCCTCACGCTTATTATCTGGGTCAGCAAGGCTTGCACAACATTTTAGTTATTGACTTGTTGGGTCCTTCTTTGGAAGATCTATTTGAATGGTGTGGTCGTAGATTTAGTGTTAAGACTGTTGTTCAAGTTGCTGTTCAAATGATCACTTTGATCGAAAATGTTCACAATCatgatttaatttatagAGATATTAAACcagataattttttgattggTAGACCCGGCGAGCCTGACGAAAATCAAGTTCATTTGATTGATTTTGGTATGGCTAAGCTATACAGAGACCCTAAAACTAAGAAACATATTCCTTacagagaaaagaaatctTTAAGTGGTACTGCTCGTTACATGTCCATCAACACACATTTGGGTAGAGAACAAAGTAGAAGAGATGATATGGAATCTTTGGGCcatgtttttttctatttcctAAGAGGTCAGTTGCCATGGCAAGGGTTGAAGGCACCAaacaacaaacaaaaatacgAAAAGATtggtgaaaaaaagagaaccACAAATGTTTATGATTTGGCCCAAGGTTTACCTGTCCAATTTGGTAGATACTTAGATATTGTTAGGAACCTAGATTTCGAAGAGGTTCCCGATTATGAGGGTTATAGGCAATTACTAATCAGTGCACTAACTGAAACAGGACAAGAAATGGATGGTGAATATGATTGGATGAAATTAAATGGTGGACGTGGTTGGGATTTatctattaataaaaaacctAATTTGCATGGATATGGTCGTCCAAATCCACcaaatgaaaagaaaaagaaacattCTAATGGTGTTAAAGTCCCTCAGTCTCAAGTaccacaacaacaaaaacaacaccAACCACAGCCATTGCCTCAAGTACCACCACCATCATCTTCTGCACAACCTTATAATAACATTGGTGcgaacaacaacaacaacaatgctGCTACCGCACATGTGAACACCGGTTCTGCTCCACTGGACCCCAATTCCTATGAAGCatatcaacaacaaactGAACAAAAGTATGCTTCTCAAACTAATAAGACCAATCATGGTAATACTACTAGTCGTCATAATAAGGATATCACAGATAAGGATCGTACTGGATACCgccaacaacaacaagctAATTACGTTTCACCAGCAAACGCTCAAAAAACACATTCTAAAGTTGCAtctgctaataataacggCGGTGTTGGAGGATCCAAAGGCGGTAATGCTAGAGGTGGTAAAAATGCcaccaataacaaaaacttttataaaCAAGACGGTGCATCTGAAACATCTGAAGATAAGGGGATTATGTCTAAATTCGGATGTTGCTAG